The following coding sequences lie in one Carassius carassius chromosome 1, fCarCar2.1, whole genome shotgun sequence genomic window:
- the rogdi gene encoding protein rogdi homolog — protein sequence MLGAERSALSELVKMTAASQAERTVLEEEFNWLLKEEVHAVLKQLQDILKEASRRFSVPSPGLCEGQLKQENFILGSSTMDQVKGVLTLQGEALTQADINIKVAKSSQVMHFAFRDDKQWKLQQIQDARNHVNQALLLLSSRDESYTFKTGAEVNKLMDAVMLQLSRARNRLTTPASMTLPELAASGLVKMFTPPMPGDVMVNFYINLSKLCLTVYQLHVLQPNTTKNFKSAGSSVLHNPGAMFEYNNTKFEVSHVHKVECVVPWLNDTLVFFTISLQLCQQLKDKISVFSSFWNYRPF from the exons ATGCTCGGAGCGGAGCGCTCTGCTCTGTCTGAACTAGTGAAGATGACGGCCGCGAGTCAAGCCGAGAGGACTGTGCTG GAAGAGGAATTTAATTGGCTGCTGAAAGAAGAGGTCCATGCGGTGCTAAAACAGCTGCAAGACATTCTGAAG GAGGCATCAAGGCGTTTTTCAGTGCCATCTCCAGGTCTCTGTGAAGGACAACTGAAACAAGAGAACTTCATTCTGGGCAGCTCAAC GATGGACCAGGTGAAAGGGGTTTTGACACTACAAGGAGAAGCTTTGACTCAGGCT gatattAATATTAAAGTCGCTAAAAGCAGTCAAGTCATGCATTTTGCGTTCCGTGATGATAAACAGTGGAAACTGCAGCAG ATTCAGGATGCCCGAAACCATGTGAATCAGGCCCTGCTGTTATTAAGCAGCCGTGACGAGAGCTACACCTTCAAAACTGGGGCTGAAGTCAATAAG CTGATGGATGCAGTAATGCTTCAGTTGAGCCGAGCCAGAAACAGACTGACGACCCCGGCCAGCATGACGCTTCCTGAGCTCGCAGCCAGTGGTCTAGTG AAAATGTTCACGCCTCCAATGCCTGGTGACGTGATGGTGAACTTCTATATCAATCTCAGTAAACTGTGTTTGACAGTGTATCAACTACATGTACTGCAGCCTAACACTACTAAG aACTTCAAATCTGCAGGAAGCTCAGTGCTGCATAATCCTGGAGCAATGTT CGAATACAATAACACCAAGTTCGAGGTGAGCCATGTCCATAAGGTGGAGTGTGTTGTGCCGTGGCTGAATGACACGCTGGTGTTTTTCACCATTTCCCTGCAGCTCTGTCAGCAGCTCAAAGATAAG ATTTCTGTCTTCTCTAGTTTCTGGAACTACAGACCTTTTTAA
- the LOC132148550 gene encoding conserved oligomeric Golgi complex subunit 1-like isoform X1, producing the protein MAMVPAQSVRVSEIKDPTVLFDRYSTEEIRAIEREVRGEIEQKKEELRQMVGERYRDLIDAADTIGEMRQCSESVVQSIQDMYRYCHQLKQAKQASQSSGRAEGKKQSQERFYTMASQIKLLLEIPERVWSALESSQYLQATQLYLLCCHLHSQLHLEGGGHQFSPVLSRFPILMRQVAAAGHFRSTILLESKSVLHGRAVSDQAIGEALVSSMLLEDSSPRQALADFLLARKVSIQQLLNQPQHGAGVKAQVCSLVELLVTTLYQAYAVFYVPPEGQVSDTGLGCGLLFTTLENVTSNTSGKEKKFLDKEMRTGSWFKYLPPSVMNFQPALRTLAQPIQREQLRDTLQQWIDTCKEDMRSGVSSLLVFVKSLKGLAAIRDAVWELLSSESISQHWSTVCQSLLKRPLALWDDLLHQLFLQRLQAITQEGTEGISSSSRQLLSSDLRDLQGQATAWSFSRGAQYESDVAAFLWSETQGDLLSDTAWVSVAQRTPQQKSGLSMKTQALTPCVQTFCSSLDSKLKAKLDDLQHYLPSEKNGKELSEMVPVTTNSSINRYMDAGAVEDTLREHCLVCVRDILSSVHAELANAQAKTNNPNQLNSVLFMARLCQSMGELCPSLKQCILGKQGGLDPVSRCTPRQGKKLGKGNTAKAADVSPAQAKWSCLNEELLSCSMVAYGIWSSALTRALVGSFATPLHTGTAGSILSTATNFEELEIQEETESGNNIMSKIRLPVQPSWYVQSLLFHLCLEVNRVGGHALPKVTLLDLLRGCLDQVVSEYEKHTQKTHSKDAGLPMTQIRALQLLFDLRYISVTLGSRLEEGRSSRSQQDPRIQQVCDSLESHIDPFDLDVFTPHLNSNLNRLSQRSSVLLGLLTGTEKQFTSRTNNINSQEPYNILPLASSQIRFGLLPLSMTNSRKNNLATHGADLTRPLVAPSSASAPQDSFRPGNLFRQLANQEEESTAPSLFKLGWLSGMAK; encoded by the exons ATGGCTATGGTACCGGCCCAGTCTGTCCGGGTCTCGGAGATTAAAGACCCCACGGTTTTATTTGACCGCTACAGTACGGAGGAGATCCGCGCTATCGAGAGGGAAGTGCGCGGAGAGATCGAGCAGAAGAAGGAGGAACTTCGACAGATGGTCGGTGAACGGTACCGGGATTTGATCGATGCCGCTGACACGATCGGTGAGATGAGACAGTGCTCGGAGAGTGTGGTTCAGTCCATCCAGGACATGTACCGCTACTGCCACCAACTGAAACAGGCCAAACAAGCCTCTCAGTCCAGCGGCAGAGCGGAG GGTAAGAAACAGTCGCAGGAGAGATTCTACACAATGGCATCCCAGATAAAGCTCCTCCTGGAAATCCCTGAACGTGTGTGGAGCGCGCTGGAGTCGTCGCAGTACCTGCAGGCCACGCAGCTCTACCTGCTGTGCTGTCACCTTCACAGCCAGCTTCACCTGGAGGGAGGAGGGCATCAGTTCAGCCCCGTCCTCTCTCGCTTCCCCATCCTGATGCGCCAGGTAGCAGCTGCTGGTCATTTCAG GTCTACCATCTTGCTGGAGAGTAAGTCTGTGCTGCACGGCAGGGCTGTGTCTGATCAAGCGATCGGTGAAGCACTGGTCTCCAGCATGCTGCTGGAAGACAGCTCCCCTCGCCAGGCGCTTGCTGATTTCCTGCTGGCTAGGAAAGTATCCATTCAGCAACTACTCAATCAGCCCCAGCATG GTGCTGGTGTGAAAGCACAGGTCTGTTCTCTGGTGGAGCTGCTGGTCACCACTCTGTACCAGGCATACGCTGTGTTTTATGTGCCTCCGGAGGGCCAAGTGTCTGATACCGGTTTGGGATGTGGCCTTCTTTTCACCACCTTGGAGAATGTGACCTCCAACACATCTG GGAAAGAGAAGAAATTTCTGGACAAGGAGATGAGAACAGGAAGCTGGTTTAAATACCTTCCCCCTTCAGTGATGAACTTCCAGCCTGCTCTTCGGACGCTAGCGCAGCCGATACAGAGGGAGCAGCTCAGAGACACGCTGCAGCAGTGGATTGATAC CTGTAAGGAGGATATGCGCAGCGGGGTCAGCAGCCTTCTGGTCTTTGTGAAGAGTCTGAAGGGTCTGGCTGCGATTCGGGATGCAGTGTGGGAACTGCTCAGCAGCGAGTCCATCAGTCAGCACTGGAGCACTGTGTGTCAGTCCCTCCTCAAGCGACCTCTGGCCTTGTGGGATGACCTTCTGCATCAGCTCTTCCTGCAGCGACTTCAG GCGATCACTCAGGAGGGCACAGAAGGGATCTCCAGCAGCTCCAGACAGCTCTTGTCTTCAGATCTGCGGGATCTGCAGGGTCAAGCCACAGCCTGGAGCTTCAGCCGCGGGGCGCAGTACGAGAGTGACGTTGCAGCTTTCCTGTGGTCTGAGACTCAAGGTGACCTGCTCAGCGACACAGCCTGGGTGAGTGTTGCCCAGCGCACCCCGCAGCAGAAGAGCGGTCTGTCCATGAAGACCCAGGCCCTCACCCCCTGCGTTCAGACCTTCTGCTCCTCGCTGGACTCCAAGCTCAAAGCCAAATTAGATGATCTGCAGCACTACTTGCCTTCTGAAAAAAATGGCAAGGAGCTTTCAGAGATGGTCCCAGTCACCACTAACTCCTCTATTAACCGCTATATGGATGCTGGAGCGGTGGAGGACACTCTTAGAGAGCACTGCTTGGTATGTGTCAGGGACATCCTTTCTAGCGTGCATGCTGAGCTCGCTAACGCCCAAGCTAAGACCAACAACCCCAACCAGTTAAATTCGGTGCTCTTTATGGCCAGGCTATGCCAGTCAATGGGGGAATTGTGTCCTAGTCtgaaacagtgcattctggggaAACAAGGGGGCTTGGATCCCGTGAGCAGATGCACTCCACGACAGGGCAAGAAGTTAGGCAAAGGCAACACAGCCAAGGCAGCGGATGTCAGCCCAGCACAGGCTAAGTGGAGCTGTCTGAACGAGGAGCTTCTGTCCTGCAGCATGGTGGCCTATGGTATCTGGAGCTCAGCACTCACCAGG GCACTTGTGGGGAGCTTTGCTACGCCTCTTCACACGGGAACTGCTGGATCCATCCTGAGTACCGCCACAAATTTTGAAGAGCTTGAAATACAGGAAGAGACCGAGTCAGGAAACAATATAATGTCAAAAATACGCCTCCCTGTGCAG CCATCATGGTATGTTCAGTCGTTACTCTTTCATCTGTGCCTTGAGGTCAATCGGGTCGGAGGTCACGCATTACCAAAGGTCACTCTCCTGGACCTCTTGCGGGGTTGTCTAGATCAGGTGGTGAGTGAGTATGAAAAACACACTCAGAAAACACACAGCAAG GATGCAGGCCTCCCCATGACCCAGATCAGAGCTTTGCAGCTGCTGTTTGACCTTCGCTATATCAGTGTCACTCTAGGGTCCCGCCTTGAAGAGGGCAGGAGTTCCCGCTCTCAGCAAGACCCAAG GATCCAGCAGGTCTGCGACTCGCTGGAAAGTCACATTGATCCGTTTGACCTTGACGTTTTCACTCCACATCTGAACAGTAACCTCAACCGACTCTCACAAAGGAGCTCT GTGCTTTTAGGATTGTTGACTGGCACGGAGAAGCAGTTTACCTCGAGGACCAACAATATCAACTCTCAGGAACCATACAACATCCTTCCTTTGGCAAGCAGCCAGATCCG GTTTGGTTTGCTGCCACTGAGTATGACGAACTCTCGGAAGAATAATTTAGCCACACATGGAGCAGATCTCACTAGACCACTG gtggCTCCCTCCTCTGCTTCTGCTCCACAAGACAGTTTCCGCCCAGGAAATCTCTTCAGGCAGTTAGCCAATCAAGAAGAGGAATCCACAGCCCCTTCTCTCTTTAAATTAGGCTGGCTTTCTGGCATGGccaaataa
- the LOC132148573 gene encoding regulator of G-protein signaling 9-like has protein sequence MTLSVCLTGQDIVAWITKNMNMDNDEAQSFSTMLVAFRYVYLLQDHRKLGLRPDGSLYRFQTLYFWPVQKWKAEDTDYAIYLAMRNIRKKGVLDAYEQEEYNKLHKWMNHKWEFIVMQAKEQYHAGKTCQKADRVVFDCQERAYWIVHRPPPQTHSAMDYGLDRHIDPNVEEVTVRPTCSKT, from the exons ATGACATTGTCTGTTTGTCTGACAGGTCAGGATATTGTTGCATGGATCACAAAAAATATGAACATGGACAATGATg AGGCTCAATCATTTAGCACAATGTTAGTGGCCTTCAGGTATGTCTACCTTCTGCAGGACCACAGAAAGCTTGGCCTCAGACCAGACGGCAGTTTGTACCGCTTTCAG ACCCTCTATTTCTGGCCtgtgcagaaatggaaggctgaGGACACTGATTATG CAATCTATCTGGCAATGAGAAACATTCGAAAAAAGGGAGTGCTTGATGCTTATGAGCAG GAGGAATACAACAAACTTCACAAATGGATGAACCACAAATGGGAATTTATTGTGATGCAAGCTAAAGAGCAGTACCA TGCCGGGAAGACATGCCAGAAGGCAGACAGAGTTGTGTTTGACTGTCAGGAAAGAGCCTACTGGATTGTCCACAGGCCTCCA CCACAAACTCACAGTGCTATGGATTACGGCCTGGATCGTCACATTGATCCTAATGTGGAGGAGGTAACTG TGAGGCCCACCTGCAGCAAAACATGA
- the LOC132148583 gene encoding small integral membrane protein 22-like gives MDKNIQQDFENQFNDVVSRLQSKNMFQSDWDIASFAVFFIFIGMVLLLVILVLIRCCCCCCCDEKPRRQKVGIDNMAMEP, from the exons ATGGATAAGAACATTCAACAGGATTTTGAGAACCAGTTCAATGATGTGGTCTCAAGACTACAATCAAAGAACATGTTTCAGTCGGACTGGGACATTGCCTCGTTTGCGGTTTTCTTCATCTTTATAG GCATGGTGCTGTTGCTGGTCATCTTGGTTCTCATCCGctgctgttgttgctgctgctgtgatGAGAAG CCAAGAAGACAGAAGGTGGGCATCGACAATATGGCAATGGAGCCGTGA
- the LOC132148550 gene encoding conserved oligomeric Golgi complex subunit 1-like isoform X2: MAMVPAQSVRVSEIKDPTVLFDRYSTEEIRAIEREVRGEIEQKKEELRQMVGERYRDLIDAADTIGEMRQCSESVVQSIQDMYRYCHQLKQAKQASQSSGRAEGKKQSQERFYTMASQIKLLLEIPERVWSALESSQYLQATQLYLLCCHLHSQLHLEGGGHQFSPVLSRFPILMRQVAAAGHFRSTILLESKSVLHGRAVSDQAIGEALVSSMLLEDSSPRQALADFLLARKVSIQQLLNQPQHGAGVKAQVCSLVELLVTTLYQAYAVFYVPPEGQVSDTGLGCGLLFTTLENVTSNTSGKEKKFLDKEMRTGSWFKYLPPSVMNFQPALRTLAQPIQREQLRDTLQQWIDTCKEDMRSGVSSLLVFVKSLKGLAAIRDAVWELLSSESISQHWSTVCQSLLKRPLALWDDLLHQLFLQRLQAITQEGTEGISSSSRQLLSSDLRDLQGQATAWSFSRGAQYESDVAAFLWSETQGDLLSDTAWVSVAQRTPQQKSGLSMKTQALTPCVQTFCSSLDSKLKAKLDDLQHYLPSEKNGKELSEMVPVTTNSSINRYMDAGAVEDTLREHCLVCVRDILSSVHAELANAQAKTNNPNQLNSVLFMARLCQSMGELCPSLKQCILGKQGGLDPVSRCTPRQGKKLGKGNTAKAADVSPAQAKWSCLNEELLSCSMVAYGIWSSALTRALVGSFATPLHTGTAGSILSTATNFEELEIQEETESGNNIMSKIRLPVQPSWYVQSLLFHLCLEVNRVGGHALPKVTLLDLLRGCLDQVVSEYEKHTQKTHSKDAGLPMTQIRALQLLFDLRYISVTLGSRLEEGRSSRSQQDPRIQQVCDSLESHIDPFDLDVFTPHLNSNLNRLSQRSSVLLGLLTGTEKQFTSRTNNINSQEPYNILPLASSQIRFGLLPLSMTNSRKNNLATHGADLTRPLKSYWISRR, from the exons ATGGCTATGGTACCGGCCCAGTCTGTCCGGGTCTCGGAGATTAAAGACCCCACGGTTTTATTTGACCGCTACAGTACGGAGGAGATCCGCGCTATCGAGAGGGAAGTGCGCGGAGAGATCGAGCAGAAGAAGGAGGAACTTCGACAGATGGTCGGTGAACGGTACCGGGATTTGATCGATGCCGCTGACACGATCGGTGAGATGAGACAGTGCTCGGAGAGTGTGGTTCAGTCCATCCAGGACATGTACCGCTACTGCCACCAACTGAAACAGGCCAAACAAGCCTCTCAGTCCAGCGGCAGAGCGGAG GGTAAGAAACAGTCGCAGGAGAGATTCTACACAATGGCATCCCAGATAAAGCTCCTCCTGGAAATCCCTGAACGTGTGTGGAGCGCGCTGGAGTCGTCGCAGTACCTGCAGGCCACGCAGCTCTACCTGCTGTGCTGTCACCTTCACAGCCAGCTTCACCTGGAGGGAGGAGGGCATCAGTTCAGCCCCGTCCTCTCTCGCTTCCCCATCCTGATGCGCCAGGTAGCAGCTGCTGGTCATTTCAG GTCTACCATCTTGCTGGAGAGTAAGTCTGTGCTGCACGGCAGGGCTGTGTCTGATCAAGCGATCGGTGAAGCACTGGTCTCCAGCATGCTGCTGGAAGACAGCTCCCCTCGCCAGGCGCTTGCTGATTTCCTGCTGGCTAGGAAAGTATCCATTCAGCAACTACTCAATCAGCCCCAGCATG GTGCTGGTGTGAAAGCACAGGTCTGTTCTCTGGTGGAGCTGCTGGTCACCACTCTGTACCAGGCATACGCTGTGTTTTATGTGCCTCCGGAGGGCCAAGTGTCTGATACCGGTTTGGGATGTGGCCTTCTTTTCACCACCTTGGAGAATGTGACCTCCAACACATCTG GGAAAGAGAAGAAATTTCTGGACAAGGAGATGAGAACAGGAAGCTGGTTTAAATACCTTCCCCCTTCAGTGATGAACTTCCAGCCTGCTCTTCGGACGCTAGCGCAGCCGATACAGAGGGAGCAGCTCAGAGACACGCTGCAGCAGTGGATTGATAC CTGTAAGGAGGATATGCGCAGCGGGGTCAGCAGCCTTCTGGTCTTTGTGAAGAGTCTGAAGGGTCTGGCTGCGATTCGGGATGCAGTGTGGGAACTGCTCAGCAGCGAGTCCATCAGTCAGCACTGGAGCACTGTGTGTCAGTCCCTCCTCAAGCGACCTCTGGCCTTGTGGGATGACCTTCTGCATCAGCTCTTCCTGCAGCGACTTCAG GCGATCACTCAGGAGGGCACAGAAGGGATCTCCAGCAGCTCCAGACAGCTCTTGTCTTCAGATCTGCGGGATCTGCAGGGTCAAGCCACAGCCTGGAGCTTCAGCCGCGGGGCGCAGTACGAGAGTGACGTTGCAGCTTTCCTGTGGTCTGAGACTCAAGGTGACCTGCTCAGCGACACAGCCTGGGTGAGTGTTGCCCAGCGCACCCCGCAGCAGAAGAGCGGTCTGTCCATGAAGACCCAGGCCCTCACCCCCTGCGTTCAGACCTTCTGCTCCTCGCTGGACTCCAAGCTCAAAGCCAAATTAGATGATCTGCAGCACTACTTGCCTTCTGAAAAAAATGGCAAGGAGCTTTCAGAGATGGTCCCAGTCACCACTAACTCCTCTATTAACCGCTATATGGATGCTGGAGCGGTGGAGGACACTCTTAGAGAGCACTGCTTGGTATGTGTCAGGGACATCCTTTCTAGCGTGCATGCTGAGCTCGCTAACGCCCAAGCTAAGACCAACAACCCCAACCAGTTAAATTCGGTGCTCTTTATGGCCAGGCTATGCCAGTCAATGGGGGAATTGTGTCCTAGTCtgaaacagtgcattctggggaAACAAGGGGGCTTGGATCCCGTGAGCAGATGCACTCCACGACAGGGCAAGAAGTTAGGCAAAGGCAACACAGCCAAGGCAGCGGATGTCAGCCCAGCACAGGCTAAGTGGAGCTGTCTGAACGAGGAGCTTCTGTCCTGCAGCATGGTGGCCTATGGTATCTGGAGCTCAGCACTCACCAGG GCACTTGTGGGGAGCTTTGCTACGCCTCTTCACACGGGAACTGCTGGATCCATCCTGAGTACCGCCACAAATTTTGAAGAGCTTGAAATACAGGAAGAGACCGAGTCAGGAAACAATATAATGTCAAAAATACGCCTCCCTGTGCAG CCATCATGGTATGTTCAGTCGTTACTCTTTCATCTGTGCCTTGAGGTCAATCGGGTCGGAGGTCACGCATTACCAAAGGTCACTCTCCTGGACCTCTTGCGGGGTTGTCTAGATCAGGTGGTGAGTGAGTATGAAAAACACACTCAGAAAACACACAGCAAG GATGCAGGCCTCCCCATGACCCAGATCAGAGCTTTGCAGCTGCTGTTTGACCTTCGCTATATCAGTGTCACTCTAGGGTCCCGCCTTGAAGAGGGCAGGAGTTCCCGCTCTCAGCAAGACCCAAG GATCCAGCAGGTCTGCGACTCGCTGGAAAGTCACATTGATCCGTTTGACCTTGACGTTTTCACTCCACATCTGAACAGTAACCTCAACCGACTCTCACAAAGGAGCTCT GTGCTTTTAGGATTGTTGACTGGCACGGAGAAGCAGTTTACCTCGAGGACCAACAATATCAACTCTCAGGAACCATACAACATCCTTCCTTTGGCAAGCAGCCAGATCCG GTTTGGTTTGCTGCCACTGAGTATGACGAACTCTCGGAAGAATAATTTAGCCACACATGGAGCAGATCTCACTAGACCACTG AAGAGCTACTGGATCTCAAGGCGATAG